In a genomic window of Allomeiothermus silvanus DSM 9946:
- a CDS encoding SCO family protein translates to MRKIYGVLLVVGGVGLAHGTHYLPASGPGVKVFQPAKSLPLIELQDTLAKAVSFPPKGTAWAIYLGYTACPDACPVTLERLRQAYARLGSPKTVRLGFVSLDPANDTPAVMGRYLRGFLPVEGFTGKPEAVARLAAALEVRYNPGPGGTRLYHTDAIALLDEKGGLVRMIFGASRLSAATLAEELKHLVNLP, encoded by the coding sequence GTGCGCAAGATCTATGGGGTTTTGCTCGTGGTGGGTGGGGTAGGGCTGGCCCACGGAACCCACTATCTTCCCGCTTCGGGACCGGGAGTAAAGGTTTTTCAACCGGCCAAGTCCCTACCTCTAATCGAGTTGCAGGACACCTTAGCCAAAGCCGTGAGTTTCCCGCCGAAGGGCACGGCCTGGGCTATCTACCTAGGTTACACCGCCTGTCCCGACGCTTGCCCCGTGACCCTCGAGCGGTTGCGTCAGGCCTATGCCCGCCTAGGTAGCCCCAAGACCGTGCGGTTAGGCTTCGTGAGCCTGGACCCGGCCAACGATACTCCCGCCGTGATGGGCCGCTACCTGCGCGGCTTCCTGCCGGTAGAGGGCTTTACCGGAAAACCCGAGGCCGTCGCTCGGCTGGCCGCGGCGCTCGAGGTGCGCTATAACCCTGGTCCTGGCGGAACCCGCCTTTACCACACCGATGCCATCGCCCTCCTGGACGAGAAAGGCGGGTTGGTGCGGATGATCTTCGGAGCCAGCCGCCTTTCAGCCGCCACTCTTGCTGAGGAACTCAAGCATCTGGTGAATCTGCCATGA
- a CDS encoding monooxygenase, translating into MKRFLLLSLCALLLFAALRGSVSAQAGDSIPTYYGTVGPILQTHCVGCHSEGGIAPFPLDDPQWAVRMAPAMAAAVQSGRMPPWPPGGDTPPLQGDRRLSAETIRTLVRWAEAGAPLGRLRYLPLPSSDTGAAALPYRLQPAQAYTPDAKLSDDYRCFLIDSAMGSDTFVTGYRIRPGQPRLVHHVILFVIGREQLALAQSRDGRDGRPGWPCFGGPGLSGNPADIGAPLGFWVPGTQGTDFPPGTGFLMRSGSRIVMQVHYNLAAGPAAPDQTRLELATAPGSAGLKPLLGNAVIAPVEIRCPPGATGERCTREYALAHTGMRFVAEGSHLLCNTSPALYQARDIGDGSSQTTTCDRPVTGDRVLLGVTAHMHLRGVRVKLELNPGTPRAQTLLEIPRWDFRWQGQYWFQEPIRANRGDTVRITCVYDNSGPIPGPGGEPLEPRYMVWGEGTTDEMCLGFLSWVRP; encoded by the coding sequence ATGAAGCGCTTTCTTCTGCTTTCGCTTTGTGCCCTGCTGTTGTTCGCGGCTTTGCGGGGATCGGTTTCGGCCCAAGCTGGGGATTCCATCCCTACCTACTACGGCACGGTAGGGCCGATTCTGCAGACCCACTGCGTGGGCTGTCACAGCGAAGGGGGTATCGCCCCCTTTCCCCTCGACGACCCCCAGTGGGCGGTGCGAATGGCCCCTGCTATGGCGGCGGCAGTGCAGTCTGGGCGGATGCCGCCCTGGCCCCCGGGGGGCGATACCCCACCCCTACAGGGGGACCGCCGCCTCTCTGCCGAGACTATCCGAACCCTGGTCCGCTGGGCTGAGGCCGGAGCCCCGCTGGGAAGGCTGCGCTACTTGCCCCTGCCCTCCTCGGATACGGGCGCTGCTGCGCTGCCCTATCGCTTGCAACCCGCCCAAGCCTACACCCCGGATGCAAAGCTGAGCGACGACTACCGCTGCTTCCTGATCGACTCCGCTATGGGCAGCGACACCTTCGTGACCGGTTACCGTATCCGGCCCGGCCAGCCCCGGCTGGTACACCACGTGATCCTCTTCGTCATCGGGCGGGAACAGCTGGCCTTAGCCCAGTCCCGCGATGGGCGCGACGGCAGGCCGGGCTGGCCGTGTTTCGGCGGCCCGGGGCTCTCCGGGAATCCCGCCGACATCGGAGCCCCGCTGGGCTTTTGGGTTCCCGGTACCCAGGGCACCGATTTCCCCCCGGGCACCGGCTTCCTGATGCGATCAGGCTCGAGGATCGTCATGCAGGTGCACTACAACCTGGCGGCGGGCCCAGCGGCCCCCGACCAGACCCGCTTGGAACTGGCCACCGCCCCGGGTAGCGCCGGCCTAAAGCCGTTGCTGGGGAACGCCGTCATAGCCCCGGTGGAGATCCGCTGCCCACCGGGGGCCACCGGCGAACGCTGCACCCGCGAATACGCCCTGGCCCACACCGGGATGCGCTTTGTGGCCGAGGGTTCGCACCTTCTTTGCAACACCAGCCCGGCCCTTTACCAAGCCCGCGACATCGGGGACGGCTCGAGCCAGACTACCACCTGCGACCGCCCGGTGACGGGTGACCGGGTTCTCCTGGGGGTAACTGCTCATATGCACTTGCGGGGGGTCAGGGTCAAGCTCGAGCTGAACCCCGGCACCCCCCGTGCCCAGACCCTCCTCGAGATTCCCCGCTGGGATTTCCGCTGGCAGGGCCAGTACTGGTTCCAAGAGCCCATCCGCGCCAACCGGGGGGATACCGTGCGGATCACCTGTGTCTACGATAACTCCGGCCCCATCCCAGGCCCCGGCGGCGAGCCCCTCGAGCCCCGCTATATGGTCTGGGGGGAGGGTACTACCGACGAGATGTGTCTGGGCTTTTTGAGCTGGGTGAGACCCTAG